The genomic DNA TTCGGCATTTTACAGACTCcaaaaaaaagttcatatTCAGCTgccatttattttaaattatgataCTTATGTTCATACTTTTATACGATAGCTCTTTCACTTGAATGATAAGAAAtgcataaaaatgaagaaaaatgttTATGGAACACTGATGGTTTCTCAGTAAGGCATGcataacaatatataaaaatatatatctatatctatatctatatctatatatatatatatatatatatatgtacaatcgCGCGTAAAGGAAGAAATAGtaagaaatttatttattaaaaaatgaatccTCACTGCATATGCTCACAATAGTATATTGCAAAAGACGATTGATTAGCTCGAACAGTTTTTTCCCCCTTAATTTTATCACGCTACCTATATTTGggtgaaaacaaaaaaaaatatatacacgcggcaaaaaaataaaaaagctaCAAAACGAAATAACTCAGAACGGAAAAgcgaaaaaacaaaatagcgGAAAACGAAAggaaaattcttttttttttttaagaatatatatctaaattTAACAGCACTGGGAACAGCAGTTGTATGCTTGGTGAATAACTGAATAAGCGGTATACTTGGTACTTCAAGCTAGAGGGAAAAAGCAAACCGAACGCAGGAGCATGATTACGTGCGCACAAGGCGTAGGAACGCATATATGTTGGTATGTTAAACATAGTTGAAAGAGCATCAAGATTGGAGTATAACTCATCGGAAGGCAGCTACGTAGTATATTATAATCTTGCTTGGGCGAATAAGGAACTAATTCGGGATTAGAAGAAAGGATGACAACGGCGGTCGAGGAAATTAATAGTTTGTTGAATGAAAACGAGGATACACTAGTTAGTGAGTTACAAGGAAAGTATGactttataaattttaacgaaataaagaattacaaagagaaaaaatttcATCATGAATTAACATTAGAAATACAgaaatttgttaataataaaaatgtacatgttAAGGATAaatttcgtttattttttacatatttatctCCACTAATAAGTAAGTTGAAGAAGACTATATATGCAGAGTTGTTATACATGGTAACGGTTCAAATGGATACGACTTGGACAATAAACTATATAaaagaaacagaaaaaaatttagaaaatgaTAAGGATgctattataatatataggtGTATATTAATACTGAAATATATAGATGTAGGGGACTTTAAAAATTGTGAAgatgaaatagaaaatacaaaaaatatgttacaaGGGGTTATAGGACTAAATGTAGTAGcacataaattttataattttgctttaatgaattattataaaattttaaataaatcagATCTGTATGTTAAGTATgcacttttatatttagcaTATACACCATTAAACAATTTAGATGAAACGGAAATATTAgatataggtatatatatatgcatgcattCAATAATTAGTGAGGATGTATACAATATAGGGGAAATTATACAATTACCACTTATAAATGTgtgcataaaaaataatgaacaaaCGAATTGGCTCTATCAgctaatatacatatataatgaagGTAATATTGATTCCTTTAATCAACtagtacataaatatgaagcaaatataaaaaattcattattgaaagaatatgaaaaaagtatgttcaaaaaaattagacTTCTAGCATTAATGGATCTggcttttaaaaaaaagaaacaaagaTCAGATATATCCTTTGTAGAGATTGCTGAACATTGTAAAATTGATATAAAAGAAGTTGAGAAAATGTTAATTACAgctaaaagtaaaaatatattaacatgtaTAATTGATGAAATTGAACAATCTGTTAAAATAACGTGGGTAAAACCTAGAGTTcttaatgatgaaaaaattttttttatgaaagaGAGCATAGATAAGTGGATTAGTCATTCTAAGAGCCTCCTTACCTATATAGAGGACCTATCTGTAGAGTTGCTCATATCGTAGCTAGGTAGCGGCCCACCTTGTCACCAGCAAAGAAAATGTTGGAAAGGGAATACAGAAATGGAGAAGTAAAACGAAGCTGTAAAACGAAGATGTAAAACGAAGATGTAAAACGAAGCTGTAAAACGAAGATGTAAAACGAAGCTGTAAAACGAAGATGTAAAACGAAGCTGTAAAACGAAGCTGTAAAACGAAGCTGTAAAACGAAGATGTAAAACGAAGATGTAAAACGAAGCTGTAAAACGAAGATGTAAAACGAAGCTGTAAAACGAAGCTGTAAAACGAAGCTGTAAAACGAAGATGTAAAACGAAGATGTAAAACGAAGAAATAAAGCTGCCTAcgcaaaatggaaaaatgattgaaatatggaaaatattgaaaataggcatattaaatgaagttaaaattatgcttctttatttttcccgTAGTGTCGTCCGTTTTTTGCACACATGTAAACACATCTACATCTACATCTACATCTACATGTGCATGTGTGTGTGCTCATTTTaatgtaacaaaaaaaaaaaaaaaaaaaaaaaaaaaaagtgtcaACTCTTTTCATgcaatttttccttttaatgcATTTTCATGAGGAGTCGTTGTGTGCTTAGCgcgcatatatgcatattacgtgtacatatatgtgtacatgtatgcatatatgtatatatatgtacatgtgtaccTTTGCGCacctttctctttttataacTCTTACCAACTGGTTAACCTTTTTAAAAGTTCCAAAGAAGTGAAGCTGATCTATCCACAtgctttttcaaaaaaattaaaatccACATATGTGTAGGGGCAAATAAGATTCATTACTCCGTTTTAACTGTTCACAAGGGGAATAATCCGTGGgtgcattaaaaaaagaaaaaaaggcgTAAAAATTGTCAAAATGGTTGAAATGGTCAAAAAACAGATCAATATATCACCTCCAAATTATCTGACGTGCAGGTCCCCTCTCCCACGAGTTGATGCTATCTCCACGTTACTAAAACGTCGTCCGTTCTATACCTTTGATGAatacttatattttcaaaattgtaGACAGTTTTATCTTTCGCGTGTAAATATTCTAGATAACCCGTATATGCAATCATAGCCCCATTGTCAACACAATAGCTATGATCCATAAAtccaattttaatatttttctgttttgccatttttttcatcatattttGGAGAAACAAATTACATCCAACTCCTCCGACAATTATAACCTCTTTACTATTGGTGAACGAAATAGCTCGTTCAGTAATTTCAATGAGCATGCTAAATATATGATGTTGTAAACTGTAGcatatttgaatttttcttttttcctcatcagttaaatttattacttCTTTTTCCGCTTCTTTTAAATCTTTTTCGTAGAAATCGCTATCAGTCTCTATAGAACAGTCATCCGTTACGTACGTATCACCATCATCGTTACctccataattttttttatttttgcttttatatataatgttatcTTCATAATACGAGTTTCCTTTCATTCCAGAATGGAGGCTTGAATTATAATGCAAGCATTTATGGGCATCCTCTGAGAGGTCATTCGCTCCTCTACCCTTTTCTATATTTCCTCGTTTATCAGATTCTTTACATTCGTGTAATTCAgttacatttttcatatcCTCCGATTGATGCTCATCGCTGGTTTGTGTGTCTTCTCCACCTAATGCATTATTCTCGCTTTTGGCCTTCTTCTTAACATTTTGGTTTAATTTATCTGTTCCCCCTGCTCTATTTTTCATCCCGCCTCTTTCCTTTTTGTGGGCCTTTTTATTAGTGATATATTTTGCAAAGTACTTACTAATATAAAAGTCATATCCACTAAAGGATATGTCCATACCTTTTATCGTATAAGGAAAGAATAGCAGTTCAGTGAAATCACACGTatcatcataattttttttttttttttttttttttttctgagcTCATTTGGTACATTCGACTGATTATTTTGCACATGTTGAACATCCGTAAGAATGCTTATGTCATCGTCCCATTTGCTATCTCCCGTGTTTTCCTTACCTGAATGAGAAGCAAATTCATCATGACTATGGTCATTATGTTTTGTATGATACCCGTTTATCTCttttgcattattattaatcgtttgctttttcttaatgttaagtaaatatttttgtctAGCTAAAAGTTCAACATTATAACCAGGTGAAGGTGAGTTGGATATTTTAAGAATTCTAGCTGACCTGTCAATAACATTTCCTATGGCAATATCTAAAGTCTCACCAATAAtttcatatctttttttatgattattataatatattatttgtgtatTCCCACCACTTACATAAAGAATAATAGGATGGTATAGCttcgttatatatatacccattTCAATATGAGCAATACAATGATTTACCCCTATTACtggtatattaaaaagtagggaaaaaattttacatatattgtaAGCTATATATAGTGCTGATCCTATACCTGGTCCTCTTGTATAAcatattaatgatatatcccttatatttatacttaatttatttaaacaattttttatcatatctATTATATAGTATTTGTGATGTGCATTAATTTCTCTAGGTATAAATCCACATCCTATCTcagatatatatgttcttctcatatttactaaaattttgttttcttcatttattatgCTTACACCTAATTTATTGGCACTTCCTTCTATTCCTAACACATACTGTTTGCATCTCTTCTGCTGTactcctttttctttctctatCGCCATGTTAAAACATCTAATTATGGGAAAAGATCCGAGTAAGGACCAGGAGAGACTTGGAAGGCAAAGAGTAAAAATCGAAAAGCCAAAATGATATATCCTTATTGGGCtctcttttatataaaaggaaaGTAAACCTGGACTCTTTCACCACGTAATGACCGCAAGAAAGTAACCCAATGGTTAGAGCATTCCTGTACACACACGAATGAACATACTTTACTCATAAATGCACAAAAATATAcctatacatacatgtatatatatgtgtgcgtGTATTTTTACGTTGAGCTAGCTacatctaaaaaaaaagtaataccAAGCTGAAGATAGCACAACGGGAAGTTATTTTGTTTACTTCCTCATTTgagcaaataaaaaaaaaaaaaaaaaaaaaattacaactCGTGTATTATCGATATGcaattatattgttatttgcCCCTTTCGAGAGGAGAAGTTACCCGGAAAAGTTCATATAGGCAGAAATATAACAAacaaaaagaggaaaaagaaCGGAGAAAAAAGCTGAAAAACGACATAAAAATGACGGGAAAAACGTACTTCGTTGTTTCTTCCCTttttgattaaaaaaaaaaaaaaaaaaaatatatatatatgttggtTCAATAGATTTGTATTTTACTTATGATCTACTAATAGATGTAGTGAATACTGTTTTTCTTTAAACAAATATGCTCAGAATGAGAGCCTCTGCCGGTATTCCTATAAAGGGACTCTCATCACTGCACATAAATTCCTTTCGAGGAAACATCATCTCTAAAGAAGAGGCCATAAGTAATTACGTTATATATAAGcaagtgtatgtatatatatatatatatatgtatatgcatatgcagTTTTTATCTCCCTTAAGATTCATATATTCGCAATATGAGCAATacgaattaaaagaaaaaaaaaaagaaaaacgtgAAATAAGATGATGCTCgttaatgtatatttgtgACAATTTTAATAGGCATGATGCAAAATCAACAAAGGATAGCTAATTAGTGGAGGGGGGAAAAATATTgcctgttcatattttttttgtaatttcagttaaaatttttctttatcacATTCTTGTCATTTTGTTGTCATTTTGTTGtcatttttttgtcattttgttgtcatttttttgtcattttgttgtcatttttttcttcttttttttctccaatttttctcctttttttctcctttttttttcctatttatttgtcatttttttgcAATGTAGTTGGAGATATAAAACccattttgcatttttaagCAGCAGAGTAGTACTTGACAACGAAATGGACATAGCTGACTGTGAAGGTGTTGAAGCAAATACCGTTGCAGTAAATGCGGGAaatgacaaaataaaaatgtacgtggttatttacaatataggtaaaaagaaaaatgttgGAAGCATTATAAGAAGCTGTGTTGCttttaatgttaataaaatatttttggttggtcgaagaaaaaatgaaattaatttttttggaaaCATGGGgacgtacaaatatataagaattgaacattttaatagtatgacagaattaaaaaattatttaaatgataataatatattattatatggtTGTGAAATAACATCTGACTCTGTTTCAGTTACTACCAAACCGTTTCTTAAAAAAGATACAGCGTTTATATTTGGAAATGAAGGCACAGGCATTGAAGACAGTATTTTGAATTTATGcgataaaattatatatattcctcaGTATGGAAATGGAACAGCTTCTTTGAACGTATCCGTTTCATGttcaataattttacataattttgcTGTTTGGGCAAATTACAAAGAATTGAAagtaaaagataaaaaatttatttttgaaaaatgtaaaagtaaACTAGATAGGTATTTACATCCTTCAGACCATTTactaaaagaaataaatgataaaagaaGCACCCGAGCtgagaagaaaaagaaaaacaacaacaacaatacaaataatttttatttgaatgaCTTTACCGGACTGAGCACTTTATTGTGAAAGCATactaattttgtattttatcaaaaaaaaaaaaaaaaaaatggtgaatattatatgaacACGTTAATgcgttatttttatttttgaatttaaaGGGAGAGGGGAAAACGTCGATGTGcgattttgaaaaaaaatatacatttctcTGAACACTAGTGTTGCGTGTATACAACCATATGCAGATGTGTTTATACAAGCATGTggatgtgtgtgtatgtatgaacatgtgcatatatgcatatttgcAACTTGGCAATTttccatcttttttttccctgtTTACAAGTACTGCTAATATGTCATATGTGCAGTTAAGGATAACTGTTTCAAAAGTaacgtattttattttttatttcccttacacatatacacgtatataccTCAAACCTTAAACAGTTATGGGTACCCATTTTAAATGTACATCCATATGTACAGTTTTATCAGTGCATTATAAAGAAGGAAACATTTGGAAGGTATAACAAAACATTGTTTGTTCAGAGCAGCTCCCATTTTACCCTTCTTCGTTCTTTGAAACCATCTCGGGCATTTTCCATTTCGTGTatatcactttttttttattgcccatttttgttcttttttatttcatttttttcatttttttcttttttatcttttttatcttttttttcatttttttcatttttttcttttttatcttttttatcttttttttcatttttatcgtttttatcttttttatcttttttatcttttttatcttttttatcttttttcttttttatcttttttttctttttttttttgtgtgctTTTTTGTTCTCCAAATGCTCACATTTATCAAAATTTCACAGACAGCATAAACAAGCAAATAGGTAAAAGGACGCGTGTGTGCATAAtacttgtatatttttatgtatgtatgcacgtatgtacaCATTTACTAAACCTGGAATACGCGGAGTTGAAACATTCGttgcttttttaaaatgcagTTACAActgcaaaaattaaaatccTAAAAAGGTTAGACGTTTgcataatatatacgtatactgCCACATACGTGTACTGCCACATACGTGTACTGCCACATACGTATCCGGCTACATACGTATCCGGCCACATACGTATACTCCCATAtacgcatacatacatagacacgcacacacacacatatatatatatatatgcgatGCGTGGAGTAATTCCGGAAgataaaattcatttaatacaaaaaaatttcaacATAGTTGATAGTAATCGAGATAATAAAATTGATGAACATGaatttaaaacattattGCGGTTACTAGGACAAACCAAGACGGAAAAGGAAATAGAGGAAATTATTGAAAAGCATTTTGAGGATGATAATGATGAAGATAAGGAGGACAAAAGGGAAGAAGATggaaagaacaaaaaagatgaagaggataacaaaaattataaaagtaaaaattatattaagaaaaatacagTAAAAGGTATAGCAAACCATGAACGTATAAAAAGTTTAA from Plasmodium brasilianum strain Bolivian I chromosome 10, whole genome shotgun sequence includes the following:
- a CDS encoding 26S proteasome regulatory subunit RPN9, with the protein product MTTAVEEINSLLNENEDTLVSELQGKYDFINFNEIKNYKEKKFHHELTLEIQKFVNNKNVHVKDKFRLFFTYLSPLISKLKKTIYAELLYMVTVQMDTTWTINYIKETEKNLENDKDAIIIYRCILILKYIDVGDFKNCEDEIENTKNMLQGVIGLNVVAHKFYNFALMNYYKILNKSDLYVKYALLYLAYTPLNNLDETEILDIGIYICMHSIISEDVYNIGEIIQLPLINVCIKNNEQTNWLYQLIYIYNEGNIDSFNQLVHKYEANIKNSLLKEYEKSMFKKIRLLALMDLAFKKKKQRSDISFVEIAEHCKIDIKEVEKMLITAKSKNILTCIIDEIEQSVKITWVKPRVLNDEKIFFMKESIDKWISHSKSLLTYIEDLSVELLIS
- a CDS encoding tRNA N6-adenosine threonylcarbamoyltransferase, giving the protein MAIEKEKGVQQKRCKQYVLGIEGSANKLGVSIINEENKILVNMRRTYISEIGCGFIPREINAHHKYYIIDMIKNCLNKLSINIRDISLICYTRGPGIGSALYIAYNICKIFSLLFNIPVIGVNHCIAHIEMGIYITKLYHPIILYVSGGNTQIIYYNNHKKRYEIIGETLDIAIGNVIDRSARILKISNSPSPGYNVELLARQKYLLNIKKKQTINNNAKEINGYHTKHNDHSHDEFASHSGKENTGDSKWDDDISILTDVQHVQNNQSNYFAKYITNKKAHKKERGGMKNRAGGTDKLNQNVKKKAKSENNALGGEDTQTSDEHQSEDMKNVTELHECKESDKRGNIEKGRGANDLSEDAHKCLHYNSSLHSGMKGNSYYEDNIIYKSKNKKNYGGNDDGDTYVTDDCSIETDSDFYEKDLKEAEKEVINLTDEEKRKIQICYSLQHHIFSMLIEITERAISFTNSKEVIIVGGVGCNLFLQNMMKKMAKQKNIKIGFMDHSYCVDNGAMIAYTGYLEYLHAKDKTVYNFENISIHQRYRTDDVLVTWR
- a CDS encoding RNA methyltransferase, with product MRASAGIPIKGLSSLHINSFRGNIISKEEAISMMQNQQRIANYWRYKTHFAFLSSRVVLDNEMDIADCEGVEANTVAVNAGNDKIKMYVVIYNIGKKKNVGSIIRSCVAFNVNKIFLVGRRKNEINFFGNMGTYKYIRIEHFNSMTELKNYLNDNNILLYGCEITSDSVSVTTKPFLKKDTAFIFGNEGTGIEDSILNLCDKIIYIPQYGNGTASLNVSVSCSIILHNFAVWANYKELKVKDKKFIFEKCKSKLDRYLHPSDHLLKEINDKRSTRAEKKKKNNNNNTNNFYLNDFTGLSTLL
- a CDS encoding calmodulin, producing MRGVIPEDKIHLIQKNFNIVDSNRDNKIDEHEFKTLLRLLGQTKTEKEIEEIIEKHFEDDNDEDKEDKREEDGKNKKDEEDNKNYKSKNYIKKNTVKGIANHERIKSLIAKLNNFSENNKKEDGITNIGNNSLLNNKLIKKKKKNLLILKLRCFEVFDNEKSGYMDEEKLRYILMNSNERLIDEDIKFFLKSLNLKDINKIDYVLLSKKLKNIS